Proteins found in one Rickettsiales bacterium genomic segment:
- the xseA gene encoding exodeoxyribonuclease VII large subunit, which produces MSDIKPTHNAPEFSVSEISNALKRMVESNFSYVRVRGEISGLKIASSGHVYLSLKDEKNVLSGICWKGVAGRLRFQPEDGLEVIVTGKLTTYGGRSNYQIVIESMEPAGEGALMALLEKRKKELAAEGLFDADRKQPLPYLPQTIGVITSPTGAVIRDILHRLEDRMPCNVLVWPVAVQGDTAAAQIANAVTAFQTYEQRPDLLIVARGGGSIEDLWAFNEEVVVRAVAASSIPVISAVGHETDTTLIDYASDQRAPTPTAAAEMAVPVRADLLYTLRDHQQRMDSLLQSQLSNYKQRIEGLSRGLPKPSEILANARQSLDILSDKLGQSLRMMVTAKQHKLQQASTGLRPSLLEHPLKEQARQLGERSEKLNERFKQLVERKDNQLQQLTGKLALLDHHNVLKRGFALVKNADGELITSAANAANAASLTFHDGETMLGSAPMQPIKRPPKKAKSKAIDELQESLF; this is translated from the coding sequence GCGCTTAAACGCATGGTGGAGAGCAACTTCTCATACGTGCGAGTGCGCGGGGAAATTTCGGGACTTAAAATCGCTAGCTCCGGCCATGTTTATTTAAGCCTGAAGGATGAGAAAAACGTTCTGTCCGGCATCTGCTGGAAAGGTGTCGCGGGACGTTTACGCTTCCAACCGGAAGATGGGTTAGAGGTCATCGTCACCGGAAAACTCACCACTTATGGCGGGCGCAGCAATTACCAAATCGTGATTGAATCGATGGAACCTGCCGGTGAAGGCGCACTGATGGCGCTGCTCGAAAAGCGCAAAAAAGAGCTCGCGGCGGAAGGCTTATTCGATGCAGATCGCAAACAGCCACTGCCTTATCTTCCGCAAACGATCGGGGTCATTACCTCGCCCACTGGCGCCGTCATCCGCGATATTTTACACCGGTTAGAAGACCGGATGCCGTGTAATGTTCTCGTCTGGCCGGTCGCGGTGCAAGGCGATACGGCAGCGGCGCAAATTGCCAATGCCGTCACCGCTTTCCAAACCTACGAACAACGCCCCGATTTGCTAATCGTCGCGCGTGGGGGCGGTTCGATTGAAGATTTATGGGCATTTAATGAAGAAGTCGTTGTGCGCGCGGTTGCTGCCTCCAGCATCCCAGTCATTTCTGCCGTAGGACATGAAACCGATACTACCTTGATCGATTACGCCTCCGATCAACGCGCGCCCACCCCCACCGCCGCCGCCGAAATGGCGGTACCAGTTCGTGCTGACTTGCTTTACACACTGCGCGACCATCAGCAGCGTATGGATAGCTTATTACAATCACAATTAAGTAATTATAAACAACGCATTGAAGGACTTTCGCGTGGCCTTCCCAAACCATCTGAGATACTCGCGAATGCGCGCCAATCACTCGATATTTTAAGCGATAAGCTTGGCCAGTCCTTGCGCATGATGGTCACGGCGAAACAGCATAAGCTGCAACAAGCCAGTACTGGCCTGCGCCCTAGCCTGCTGGAACATCCACTTAAAGAACAAGCGCGCCAACTAGGTGAGCGAAGTGAAAAACTAAATGAACGTTTCAAGCAGCTCGTGGAACGCAAAGACAACCAGTTGCAACAGCTCACCGGAAAGCTCGCCTTACTGGATCATCATAACGTGCTCAAACGCGGCTTTGCCCTCGTCAAAAATGCAGATGGCGAGCTTATTACCTCTGCCGCCAATGCCGCCAATGCCGCCAGCCTGACCTTCCATGATGGCGAAACCATGTTAGGCTCCGCACCGATGCAACCTATCAAAAGACCGCCTAAAAAAGCGAAGTCTAAAGCGATAGATGAGTTGCAGGAAAGTTTATTTTAG